AGCGTGACGCCTCACTGGATGTCGTGGAAGAGGAGGGAGCTCCTCAGGCCCACGAGTACCAGGAGTTTCTTGCCCTCTACGACGAGAGCATGCGCAATCTCACCGAGGGCGAGATCGTCCGCGGCCGCGTCGTGGCGATCACGGCCAACGACGTCGTCGTCGACGTTGGCTACAAGTCCGAGGGTCTGGTTCCGTTGGAGGAGTTCGCCGGAATCGACGGCAAGGTCTACGTCAAGGTGGGTGACGACGTCGACGTGCTCCTCGAGAAGACCGAGGACCAGGAAGGCCACGTCCTCCTGTCCCGCAGCAAGGCCGAGCGGATGCGGGTGTGGAACGACATCGAGAACAGCTTCAAGGAAGGTCGCGTCATCAAGGGACGCGTCATCGACCGCATCAAGGGCGGCCTGACCGTCGATGTGGGCGTGCGGGCCTTCCTGCCCGGATCGCTGGCCGACATCAAGCCGGTCAAGAACCTCGAAGCGCTCAAGGGCAAGGAGCTGGAGTTCAAGGTCATCAGCCTCGACCGGCGGCGCAACAACATCGTCCTTTCCCGCAAGGCCGTGCTCGAGAAGGAGTTCGAGCGCAAGAAGGCCGAGACGCTGGAGCGCCTGCAGGAAGGCGCGATGCTCAAGGGGACGGTCAAGAACATCACCGACTACGGGGTGTTCGTCGACCTGGGCGGAATCGACGGGCTGCTGCACATCACCGACATCTCCTGGGGCCGGGTGAACCACCCGTCCGAGCACTTCAACATCGGCGACGAGGTCGAGGTGGTCGTCCTCAAGTTCGACCGCGACACCGAGCGGGTCTCGCTGGGTTACAAGCAGCGCGGTGAGGATCCGTGGTCGCTGGTCGACAAGCGCTACCCGGTGGGGGCGCGCGTGCACGGCAAGGTCGTCAGCCTGGTCGACTACGGCGCCTTCGTCGAGCTCGAAGAGGGCGTCGAGGGGCTGATTCACGTCAGCGAGATGTCGTGGACCAAGAAGGTCGTCAACCCGACGAAGATCCTCAAGGCCGGCGACGAGATCGACGCGATCGTCACCGAGGTCGACACGGTGCAGCGGCGCATCTCGCTGTCGCTCCGCCAGACCGAGCGCAACCCCTGGGAAGAGCTGGCGATCAGCCATCCGATCGGCAGCATCGTCGAGGGCAAGGTGCGCAACCTGACCGAGTTCGGCGCCTTCGTCGAGATCACCGAAGAGATCGACGGCCTCGTCCACGTCTCCGACATGAGCTGGACGAAGCGCGTCAAGCATCCGAGCGAAGTGCTGCGCAAGGGTGACGCGGTGCGCGCACGCATCATCAACATCGACATCGACAACCAGCGCGTGTCGCTCTCGATCAAGGAGTTCATGCCGAACGAGTGGCAGGACTTCGTCGACACGCACCGGGTGGGCGACGTCGTCACCGGTCGGGTGGTGAACGTCACCGACTTCGGGCTGTTCATCGACATCTATCAGGGCCTCGAGGGTCTGGCTCACGTCAGCGAGATCGACGTGCCGGGCGGCAAGCTCGACGACCACTTCGCCATCGGCGACTGGATCC
This genomic window from Holophagales bacterium contains:
- a CDS encoding 30S ribosomal protein S1, which translates into the protein MAQGGNERDASLDVVEEEGAPQAHEYQEFLALYDESMRNLTEGEIVRGRVVAITANDVVVDVGYKSEGLVPLEEFAGIDGKVYVKVGDDVDVLLEKTEDQEGHVLLSRSKAERMRVWNDIENSFKEGRVIKGRVIDRIKGGLTVDVGVRAFLPGSLADIKPVKNLEALKGKELEFKVISLDRRRNNIVLSRKAVLEKEFERKKAETLERLQEGAMLKGTVKNITDYGVFVDLGGIDGLLHITDISWGRVNHPSEHFNIGDEVEVVVLKFDRDTERVSLGYKQRGEDPWSLVDKRYPVGARVHGKVVSLVDYGAFVELEEGVEGLIHVSEMSWTKKVVNPTKILKAGDEIDAIVTEVDTVQRRISLSLRQTERNPWEELAISHPIGSIVEGKVRNLTEFGAFVEITEEIDGLVHVSDMSWTKRVKHPSEVLRKGDAVRARIINIDIDNQRVSLSIKEFMPNEWQDFVDTHRVGDVVTGRVVNVTDFGLFIDIYQGLEGLAHVSEIDVPGGKLDDHFAIGDWIRARILRIEPEEKKVGLTLRGVPQPSEEEVAEFEAAMQAAMAPIETPEETEG